The DNA window GTAAAAGGCAAACATGGGCGTCGGCATGctccaaaacaaaagaaaaaatgcgTATGAGGCCGACTCAGGTAAAGACTTAGGTAGcgtcctcgtccatggcgTCGCCCATGGGGGTGGACTGGGTGTTGTCCGCATCCATATCCACATCCATGGCATCGGCAGAGCCGTTGTTGGTGGTGTTTTCAGCGCCAACCTCGCCACCAGAGGTAGCCGCACCAGTAGTCTGTTGTTCCATCATGGCAGCCAAGCGTGCAGCTCGGCCTTCTTTCTTGCGAGGAACAGGGGCTAGAAAAAGTACATGTCAGTGAATGGTGTCCCTGTGATGAAGAGTTTGTCTAGAGGGAGCGGATGGGGATAGAAGTGAGGAGAAACAGTATAGAAAGAACATACCTCGGCCATTCTCCTGCACGTAGAAACGTCGGAGAAGTCCAACCGCCTCGTCACGGCTCCAGCCACCCTCAATCTCAAAGCCTGGCTCGACATTGCTGCCGTGGCCACCGCCAAGAGGGTAAGAGACGCCCAGACTGCCGCCTCCATCAGGGAATAGGTAGCGCTTGGGCTCAGGGTGAACACGATCCGTGCTGCCAGGGGGGAGACCATTGGCGTGGATGTTGAAGACTCCACCGCAGCCACCGAATTTGTCATTGACGGCGCCGTAATAGACCTTCTTGATGCAAAGCTGGCGAAGGAGCGAAGCACACATGACGCACGGCTCAACGGTGACATAGAGAATGCACTCCTTCATGATGTCGGTGGGGACACGCTCGAGAAGGATCATCTTCTGGCCATAAGGATAGAGGTGGCCCTTGCTGCCATCCTCGTTGCCTTCGTCGGGGCAGCGCCACTCCTGCGAGTAGGCCGGGTCGTTTTCCTTGCCCTCGGGCACCTTGGGGGGCACCTTTGGCTTGAGACAAGTGGTGCGAGGTCCATCGCTGCGAGGGACGGAGAAGAGGGCAGAGATGGCCATGAACTCGGCGTGGCGAGTGCCATTGCGAGTGACGTTTGTTGCGTTCATGCCTTTGGAGATGATCTCACCTTTGTGGACGAGGACGCAGCCGACGGGAGTCTCGTTGGTCACAAGGGCAAGACGAGCCTAGGAGTGAATGTTAGCAACTGTaccaaagagagaaaacaaaggcaATGCTCACCATGTCCAAAGCTGCGTTCATGAACTTTTGGTGCTCGGCACGCTCAGCGAGCACGGCCGGGTCGACAGTGCTCGGGTCGGTGACAACCTCGGCGTCAATCTCCTCAGATGGGGTttcgagcttcttggagacAGAGGGGGCAGCTGgggcgacggcgatgccaGCCAATCTGCGAGAAAGCTCCTCGATCTGGTTGCCACGAGGCTTCACGTTCTCCTTTGGCTTGTCCTTGTCGGCACGGCCATCGACGGCAGCGAAAGCGTTGCCCTGGTTGGCACGCGGCTGCTGGttctccttttgcttctccttgccgagggtgatggcgatggcagccgcagcaaAGTTGGTGACTCTGGTGGCGGTGACTCTCTCCACGACGACGGCATCGTCGTCCTGATCAATGTCCATCATGTCGCCAGCATTCTGCTCACGGGCGGCGCGCCTCTCTCTGCCACCGCGTCTCTGCTTGCCGCCGcgcttctccttggccttgttctcgCGAGCAGCAGACGAAGGGCCCGAAGCAGGGCCAGAGGAAGGGCCAGGGGCAGGGCCAGAACGGGGGGGCCATGACTGCGTTTCCGTCACTAAGGGTAGACGAGTCGTTGAATTCGTCCGTCTCAAAGTCTTCGTCGTCACCAAAGTGGCTGTAGGTGAGGCTGTTATCCGATCCAATTTGCAGCGTGGGAAGTTCGGTGGGAAGTTCGATGGGATGTTGGACAGCAGCGAGCGACGCGTACTCAGAGCTTGGCGTGTTCGGCGGCACGGAGGGGACATTTAATCCGTCAGTTTCAGAAGCGTCAGAGACGGCTTCCTCAGGCACCGCGTCCTCGGGCACCGCGTGCTCCGGCACTGCGTCCTCAGGCACCGCTTCAGGTACCGCTTCAGGCACCGCTTCCTCAGGCACCGCTTCAATGCGAGACCGCCTGGTGCGGCGGAAGGGGAACAGCCGGCGGAGGGCCTGTCTGGCACCTGCCAGGCGCAGTAActggccgccgcctctgGGTGCAGCACGAGGCATGGTGAGCGGATGGTGAATTGGCCGCTGGAGACTCGTTTGTTGCAAAGGGAAttgcttcttcccttttGAAACTGATTGAAGGAAGGAAAATAATGCTCTTCGTTTTTTTGGAAAAGATAAAGGGCAAggtaataaagaaaaaagaaaaggaacaGAAATGTAGCTGTTCTGGCGGGGAGATAGGTGGTGGTGCGTCACTGAGGAGGCTAAACGAACGCTCCTTCCTTAATCCTCACAACACTCGCAGCTAGACCACTCGCTCGCctaaaagagagaaggagcAGTGGATTACGCGGCGAAAAGCGTAAAGTGCGCGTATCTATGACGACAGAAAGTTGCCGTGTAGCCGCAAGTTGTGCAAAGATGGAATGAGGTGAAATCTAGAGATGAGCAGTGGTTAGAAGGGCTGCATTCTCTTCTGGCGGGAGTTTGGGAACGGAGATGGGCAGCTTTGCTCACCAGTAAACCCTCAAAAAAAATCTCGTCCTAGGGAAATTGGGtttggaaatggaaaaaaagagtggcGATGAAGTGTGAAATGGGATAAATCAAATCTAGTCAGAGTCAGCAATAATCAAAGATTGCGATGATGCCTCAGCTTACCGTGAATGCTCTCGCTCGCTTCAGTCGTAGCCGAATTCGCAGCCTCTAGTCTATCTCTCCTAACTGCTCAAAAAGAGTTGAAAGGAGAGGGAATAGAAGGGAGCGAAAAGGAATCAAGATGACTTCTTCTCGTTGGAGCTTGAAAGTTCGAGCACAGAGAGGAGCAGGATGGCAACCAAAAGTTTCTCCTCTGActcttcaagatcaagagaGAGGACCTTAGACTCTTCCTCAATATCTGGGAGGGTAGGTTCGAACTTCATTACCCCGAAGACGGATGAGAAATTGTAGAAAAGTCTGAAGGAGTGGATAGTCGAGGTTCCTTGCAGCAAAAGTTAAGAGAAGAGGTTCGAATTTCTACAGCACCCTTGTCACTAATCATGCGCTAGCGCCCCACCAGATGCGATGACTAAGCGTTTGTCTCCGCTGTGCGCCACTAGTCAGGAACCCCATTCTAGGGCGGTCTATGCGCTGTAGGACGTTGAAGGTGCCGTGAATCACGATACCGCACTTCGGATAAAAATGCtcaatgccagcagcagtcgcGATGACAAGGAATCAGAGCAAAGGTGTatgaatgaatgaagaaTCCAACAATGATGCTAATCAGGAGATGATGAATTTTAGATAAAAAATGCTAGATTCCAGCAGTAGTCACGATGACAAAAAATCAGAGCAAATCAAAGTTACAGCATCCATTGAATGACAGGATCAACAAGATTCAGAATAATTCCGAGGCCATCAGGAAGGGCAAGGACAGAAAgagatattaaaaaattcCAGGTCGTATTTGACCTGGTATTGTATTCTTCGTGACTCTGCCAAAACGGCAAGTCTGCTTCTTCGCACGCTCTATCCTATAACAACACCATATcggtaaaagaaaaatcaaaATCCTGCTCCAATATTGTATCAAACCACATTCCACGCAAAAGGGGTATCGTTAGCCAAACCGGCTTATAGAAAAAAATGCGTGGACCTAGATCTAGAAGCATGCATCTTCGCTCGAAACATTCGTCAACTGGATGCAACAGTCGTTTCTAGCCCATCAAAGGGGCACCGCTGAAGCGCAAAGTCATCCCCCTACTCAgggaagagacagaagaagaagagaagaattggGAGGAGAAGCGAGAAAAATCTCGTCGTAGTGCTGAAGGTTGGGATCTTGGACTTGACGTTGCCAATGGCATCGTTCCAACAGGCTTGGAGTCACTGTCGAGAACCACAAAACGTTGGCAGCAAGCTCCCATGGCGGAAACCAGCGAGGCCAAGCAGAACGCTGTTGAAGATGCCGTAATGCCGGCAAGCATCGTTGCAGTCAGTATGCCAATCAGAATGACCAAGGTGGCCTGCGCA is part of the Trichoderma atroviride chromosome 1, complete sequence genome and encodes:
- a CDS encoding uncharacterized protein (BUSCO:EOG092D37RT), whose product is MSPPCRRTRQALSTRRSLLSNIPSNFPPNFPRCKLDRITASPTATLVTTKTLRRTNSTTRLPLVTETQSWPPRSGPAPGPSSGPASGPSSAARENKAKEKRGGKQRRGGRERRAAREQNAGDMMDIDQDDDAVVVERVTATRVTNFAAAAIAITLGKEKQKENQQPRANQGNAFAAVDGRADKDKPKENVKPRGNQIEELSRRLAGIAVAPAAPSVSKKLETPSEEIDAEVVTDPSTVDPAVLAERAEHQKFMNAALDMARLALVTNETPVGCVLVHKGEIISKGMNATNVTRNGTRHAEFMAISALFSVPRSDGPRTTCLKPKVPPKVPEGKENDPAYSQEWRCPDEGNEDGSKGHLYPYGQKMILLERVPTDIMKECILYVTVEPCVMCASLLRQLCIKKVYYGAVNDKFGGCGGVFNIHANGLPPGSTDRVHPEPKRYLFPDGGGSLGVSYPLGGGHGSNVEPGFEIEGGWSRDEAVGLLRRFYVQENGRAPVPRKKEGRAARLAAMMEQQTTGAATSGGEVGAENTTNNGSADAMDVDMDADNTQSTPMGDAMDEDAT